A genome region from Myroides fluvii includes the following:
- a CDS encoding DUF1572 family protein has translation MTIQEVQGIRKQFEYYRTLADKTILLLSQEELNWQYNEESNSIAMLMRHITGNLASRFTNFFTEDGEKDWRNRDNEFAVGIYNRHELITNWDKGWAILFGVLDSITEKNVEAVVKIRNQEHTVGEALYRQLAHYPYHIGQMVFIGKLIKNQAWQSLSIPRNKSKDYNQEKFNNPNSDSHFTDDYLKK, from the coding sequence ATGACTATACAAGAAGTACAGGGCATCCGTAAACAATTTGAGTACTATCGCACTTTAGCTGATAAAACGATACTCCTTCTCTCTCAAGAAGAATTGAATTGGCAATACAACGAAGAAAGTAATTCTATTGCTATGTTGATGCGTCATATTACTGGGAATTTAGCTTCGCGTTTCACCAATTTTTTTACAGAAGATGGTGAAAAAGATTGGAGAAATCGAGATAATGAGTTTGCTGTTGGTATTTATAATAGACATGAATTGATCACAAATTGGGATAAAGGCTGGGCGATTTTGTTTGGTGTTTTAGATTCGATTACAGAGAAAAATGTGGAGGCTGTTGTAAAAATAAGAAATCAAGAGCATACTGTAGGTGAAGCCCTTTATCGTCAATTGGCCCATTATCCTTATCACATTGGACAAATGGTCTTTATCGGAAAACTCATCAAAAATCAAGCGTGGCAATCGCTGTCTATTCCTCGAAATAAATCGAAAGATTACAACCAAGAAAAATTTAATAATCCAAATTCAGATTCGCATTTTACTGATGATTATTTAAAGAAATAG
- a CDS encoding MFS transporter — translation MSLFSRSVHPIYNLQFMLVCLSSLLFSASFNMLIPELPDYLSSLGGGEYKGLIIGLFTITAGISRPFSGKLTDKIGRVPIMAIGSIVCFICSLLYPILTTVSGFLFLRLLHGFSTGFKPTATAAYVADIVPKERWGEALGLHGICFSTGMAIGPAIGSTIKIYTSINFLFYTSALFALLSILILLNMKETLKVKEKFSFSLLKISRKDLFDFNVLPAALVTFLSYIAYGVILTLIPDWTGHLGLENKGVFFVIFTISSLLVRFFAGKVSDRYGRVLIINVGLVLLIISLFIIAFFQTINGLYMGAFMYGISLGILSPALNAWTIDFSSPDQRGRAVSTMYIALEAGIGGGAFAAGWYYKDHIEHIPVIMYVSTAIIVLSLVYMFSRKIKVN, via the coding sequence ATGTCTTTATTCTCCCGCTCCGTGCATCCCATATACAACCTACAATTCATGTTAGTTTGTTTAAGTTCCCTGTTATTCTCTGCTAGTTTTAATATGCTAATTCCCGAACTTCCAGATTACTTATCGAGTTTAGGTGGTGGCGAATACAAAGGATTAATCATTGGATTATTTACCATTACAGCGGGAATTTCTCGGCCTTTTAGTGGTAAATTAACGGATAAAATTGGACGTGTTCCCATCATGGCCATTGGGTCTATTGTTTGTTTTATTTGTAGTTTGCTCTATCCTATTTTAACTACAGTTTCTGGTTTTTTGTTTTTACGCCTATTACACGGTTTTTCTACGGGGTTTAAACCGACTGCTACGGCTGCTTATGTAGCTGATATTGTTCCGAAGGAGCGCTGGGGAGAAGCGTTGGGACTACACGGCATTTGCTTTAGCACGGGTATGGCCATCGGTCCTGCCATTGGAAGTACAATCAAGATTTACACCTCTATTAATTTCTTATTTTACACTTCTGCCTTATTTGCCCTATTGTCTATTCTCATCTTACTCAATATGAAGGAAACCTTAAAGGTGAAAGAAAAATTTTCCTTTTCCCTTCTCAAGATTTCTCGTAAAGATTTATTTGATTTCAACGTTTTACCTGCAGCTCTAGTTACCTTTCTATCCTATATTGCCTACGGAGTTATCTTGACCTTAATTCCGGATTGGACAGGGCATTTAGGCTTGGAAAACAAAGGTGTTTTCTTTGTTATTTTTACGATTTCTTCTTTATTGGTGCGTTTTTTTGCTGGTAAAGTATCCGATCGCTATGGTCGCGTATTAATTATAAATGTAGGTCTGGTTCTGCTGATTATCTCCTTGTTTATTATTGCCTTTTTTCAAACGATTAACGGCCTGTATATGGGGGCGTTTATGTATGGGATATCCTTGGGAATCTTATCACCTGCCTTGAATGCATGGACGATTGACTTTAGTTCACCTGATCAAAGAGGAAGAGCCGTTTCTACGATGTATATTGCCTTAGAAGCGGGAATTGGCGGAGGTGCTTTTGCCGCTGGCTGGTACTACAAAGACCACATTGAACATATTCCTGTTATCATGTATGTTAGTACAGCTATTATTGTGTTGAGTTTAGTTTATATGTTTTCTCGAAAAATTAAGGTAAACTAG
- a CDS encoding AraC family transcriptional regulator: protein MAYLNKEQQLHLMQIDQEVIGLASDLVQHDSGFHQHPEHAQILYAPSGCMTLLTRNRQVILPPQKLLYIPAGLEHRVAFRNVVAYRSLYLDRRKLKLEHIALQVRVVSPLLAEVIERICWWEWEGAPTEKQQHILRVFWDEFLDAKEESYALEIPSDYRLQSFMTSFMLEKKVPPFLHEFAQYVGASEKTITRIFKRETNMTYQAWRQQWRVYRAIELLAENTSISEVSHQLEFSSDSAFIEFFKNHTGTTPAKYFL, encoded by the coding sequence ATGGCGTATTTGAATAAAGAACAACAGCTGCATTTAATGCAAATAGATCAAGAAGTAATTGGTTTAGCTTCTGATTTGGTTCAACATGATTCGGGATTTCACCAGCATCCAGAACATGCGCAAATTCTATATGCCCCAAGTGGTTGTATGACGTTGTTGACACGTAATCGACAAGTTATTTTACCGCCTCAAAAATTGCTTTACATTCCCGCTGGACTTGAACATCGGGTTGCGTTTCGCAATGTGGTAGCTTATCGGTCGCTTTACTTAGATAGGCGTAAACTCAAGCTAGAGCATATCGCCCTACAAGTACGCGTGGTATCTCCATTACTAGCTGAGGTGATCGAGCGTATTTGCTGGTGGGAATGGGAGGGAGCGCCTACAGAGAAACAACAGCATATTTTACGTGTTTTTTGGGATGAGTTTCTGGACGCTAAAGAGGAATCTTATGCATTGGAAATTCCCTCAGATTATCGTTTGCAATCGTTTATGACTTCCTTTATGTTAGAAAAAAAAGTGCCTCCTTTCTTACATGAGTTTGCACAATATGTAGGAGCAAGTGAAAAGACGATTACGCGTATATTCAAGCGAGAAACCAATATGACTTATCAAGCTTGGCGACAACAATGGCGCGTTTATCGCGCAATAGAACTCCTGGCAGAAAATACCAGTATTTCAGAAGTTAGCCATCAATTGGAATTCTCTTCAGATAGTGCGTTTATTGAATTTTTTAAAAATCATACAGGAACAACACCAGCTAAATATTTTTTGTAG
- a CDS encoding multidrug effflux MFS transporter encodes MKTKVQLSFMVLLMMFPQFVETVYSPALPNIAQQYQVTDTQALLTISTYFIAFALGVIWWGIQSDSIGRRKAMIWGLSTYMVASILALLAPTFELVLAARILAAFGIAVGSVITQTMMRDVYTGVELSKVFSIMGIALSISPVIGLLLGGITVSTFGHVGVFALLAILALFLVVKAYYHLPETKQTQDKITAKAVMKLAKQLYTDRSIWRYALLVMSYNVLLFSYYSFAPFIFESNGYDASIYGYSGIVLALGSFAGSYFNKICISKGISSTRLILGSALLALVSALFVWQLLPSMWFLLPVVLVVASFGIAIPNILSQALVSYKTAIGSAGALFGLLYYILIGLGLYCSSLLHHFGWVLLLFSSLAVVLALTLKRQK; translated from the coding sequence ATGAAAACAAAAGTACAATTGAGCTTTATGGTGCTCTTGATGATGTTTCCCCAATTCGTTGAAACCGTTTACAGTCCAGCATTACCCAACATTGCTCAGCAGTATCAAGTAACTGATACACAAGCACTACTTACTATAAGCACTTATTTTATTGCTTTTGCACTAGGTGTCATTTGGTGGGGCATTCAAAGTGATTCTATTGGAAGACGAAAGGCGATGATTTGGGGCTTATCGACCTATATGGTTGCTTCTATCCTTGCATTACTGGCTCCTACCTTTGAACTGGTATTAGCTGCGCGTATTCTCGCCGCCTTTGGGATTGCCGTAGGGTCGGTCATTACGCAAACGATGATGCGCGATGTTTATACCGGAGTAGAACTGAGCAAAGTTTTCTCCATCATGGGGATTGCCTTATCGATTAGTCCTGTAATTGGATTATTACTAGGCGGAATAACGGTTTCTACTTTTGGACACGTTGGCGTTTTTGCCCTGCTGGCTATACTCGCCTTATTTTTGGTCGTCAAGGCCTATTATCACTTGCCTGAAACGAAACAAACACAGGATAAAATTACGGCTAAAGCTGTGATGAAACTCGCCAAGCAACTGTATACTGATCGCAGTATTTGGCGTTACGCTTTGTTAGTGATGAGCTATAATGTCTTGTTATTTAGTTACTATTCATTTGCTCCGTTTATTTTTGAGTCGAATGGATATGATGCTTCCATTTACGGCTATAGTGGTATTGTGTTGGCTTTAGGATCCTTTGCAGGAAGTTATTTCAACAAGATTTGCATCAGCAAAGGCATATCCAGTACTAGATTGATCCTTGGATCAGCCCTACTAGCCCTAGTCAGCGCATTATTTGTTTGGCAGTTGCTTCCTTCGATGTGGTTTTTGCTTCCTGTCGTATTGGTTGTTGCATCCTTTGGAATAGCCATTCCCAACATTTTAAGTCAGGCCTTGGTATCTTACAAAACAGCCATAGGTTCAGCAGGTGCTTTGTTTGGATTATTGTACTATATTTTGATTGGATTGGGTTTATACTGTAGTAGTTTGTTGCATCATTTCGGCTGGGTATTACTTCTATTTTCAAGCCTTGCGGTAGTATTAGCCTTAACCTTAAAAAGGCAAAAATAA
- a CDS encoding endonuclease/exonuclease/phosphatase family protein, whose amino-acid sequence MKKLSWFNKIIFFFNVLVAIGTLLGYVLPFLAPKLFPLLSVFTLILPSLLLLNFFFLLYWLIQVKRQVALSALILILGFTFITKFYKITGKDEATDKNDIVLMTYNVRLFNLFKWIPDEFVPQKIKEFIDLQDPDILCLQEYSKSAALNFKQYPYKYVVSHGDKIKTGQAIYSKHRIIDKGEINLPNSNNNVIFADVLIQSDTIRVYSIHLQSVSISPDIHEKLDEEKSKRIFKRIASAFKEQQMQSELIQSHMKDATHRKVICGDMNNSAFSYVYSNIKGDLKDAFIEAGSGFGKSYDFSYYPMRIDYVFVDPSIQVKSFKTYSDFKNSDHFPIVTRLALEER is encoded by the coding sequence ATGAAGAAACTATCTTGGTTTAATAAAATTATATTTTTCTTTAATGTTCTCGTTGCAATAGGAACATTATTAGGCTATGTATTGCCTTTTTTAGCACCCAAATTATTTCCTCTTTTATCCGTTTTTACCCTAATTTTACCTTCGCTTTTATTGCTGAACTTCTTCTTTTTACTCTATTGGCTCATTCAGGTAAAAAGACAAGTCGCCTTGTCAGCTTTAATTTTGATCCTCGGGTTTACCTTTATCACCAAATTTTATAAAATCACTGGAAAAGACGAAGCAACGGATAAAAATGACATCGTTTTAATGACGTATAACGTGCGTTTATTTAACTTGTTTAAGTGGATTCCCGATGAATTTGTTCCCCAAAAAATTAAAGAATTTATCGATTTACAAGATCCAGATATCTTGTGTTTACAGGAATATTCTAAAAGTGCAGCACTGAACTTTAAGCAATATCCCTATAAATATGTGGTTTCTCATGGAGATAAAATAAAAACGGGGCAAGCTATTTACTCCAAACACCGCATCATCGATAAGGGAGAAATCAATCTACCTAATTCAAATAACAATGTGATTTTTGCAGATGTACTAATTCAATCGGATACAATTCGAGTCTACAGTATCCATTTGCAATCCGTTAGTATTAGCCCTGATATACACGAAAAATTGGATGAAGAAAAATCAAAACGCATTTTTAAACGCATTGCCAGTGCTTTTAAAGAACAGCAAATGCAATCGGAATTGATTCAATCCCATATGAAAGACGCTACACACCGCAAGGTGATTTGCGGTGATATGAACAATAGCGCCTTTTCCTATGTGTATAGTAATATAAAAGGGGATTTAAAAGATGCCTTTATCGAAGCAGGAAGTGGATTTGGAAAAAGTTATGACTTCTCTTATTACCCCATGCGTATTGATTATGTTTTTGTTGATCCTAGCATTCAGGTAAAGTCGTTTAAGACCTATAGCGATTTTAAAAATTCAGATCACTTTCCAATTGTAACGCGTTTAGCGCTGGAAGAACGATAG
- a CDS encoding rhomboid family intramembrane serine protease: protein MKGLADLKRTIKLGDKVQLLIVVNIVVFVVLYGLSVVATSAYHSVFPYLAFVADGMSSLGRFWTFISYSFVHANIWHLLLNMIMLFFVSNLFFTFFTTRQFLFVYFAGALGGSILYYISAFFFSMGAGLVGASAAVMAPLIAIAAFAPKMEVRLALLGRVKMIYIAAVIIVIDLFQLSSSNVGGHLAHLGGALVGFGYIFLLKRGIDLAKPKKRTAKNKSTFKKIYVNKSVDKNVTKETTTQKEIDAILDKISRSGYESLSKEEKEFLFRQGNR from the coding sequence ATGAAAGGATTAGCCGATTTAAAGCGAACAATCAAATTAGGCGATAAAGTACAGCTGCTTATTGTTGTTAATATCGTTGTCTTTGTTGTGCTATATGGATTATCTGTTGTGGCAACTTCAGCCTACCACAGCGTATTTCCCTATCTCGCTTTTGTAGCGGATGGGATGTCGTCGTTGGGTCGCTTCTGGACGTTTATCTCTTATTCCTTTGTTCACGCCAATATATGGCACTTGCTGTTGAATATGATTATGCTGTTCTTTGTCAGCAATCTATTCTTCACTTTTTTTACAACAAGACAATTTTTATTCGTCTATTTCGCAGGAGCCTTAGGTGGAAGTATCTTGTATTATATCAGTGCTTTCTTCTTTTCGATGGGGGCTGGACTTGTAGGAGCTTCTGCTGCTGTTATGGCACCGTTGATTGCCATAGCCGCGTTTGCCCCAAAGATGGAAGTGCGCTTAGCGCTTTTAGGACGTGTAAAAATGATTTATATTGCCGCAGTTATTATTGTGATTGACTTGTTTCAATTATCTTCTAGTAATGTCGGTGGACATCTAGCCCACCTTGGTGGTGCCTTGGTTGGCTTTGGCTATATCTTCTTACTCAAAAGAGGAATAGATCTCGCTAAACCTAAAAAACGAACAGCAAAAAATAAATCTACTTTTAAAAAGATTTATGTCAATAAATCAGTAGATAAAAACGTTACTAAGGAAACGACCACGCAAAAGGAAATTGACGCTATTCTAGATAAGATTAGTAGGTCGGGATATGAAAGTTTGAGTAAAGAGGAAAAAGAATTTCTTTTTCGTCAGGGAAATAGATAA
- a CDS encoding rhomboid family intramembrane serine protease has translation MRISEGVKQLLIINILFFIGSMFVPATYDYLAMYYFENAKFQLWQPLTYMFMHGGIMHIFFNMFALFSFGTTLETIFGTKRLYVLFLISGLGAALLHMGVNYYSVSNGVSQLIAAGFPESEIYSLLKSGMYDRRWESHLSSGDFSALISAFNTPVVGASGAVYGFLVAFAYMFPNAELMMMFIPVPIKAKYFVPGILAIDLIGGLTGGFSIFGGGTGIAHFAHVGGALTGFLLVRYWKQNQFKQNRWDL, from the coding sequence ATGAGAATATCAGAAGGAGTAAAACAGTTATTGATTATAAATATCCTATTTTTTATAGGGAGCATGTTCGTTCCTGCTACCTATGATTATTTAGCGATGTACTATTTTGAGAATGCCAAGTTTCAACTTTGGCAACCGCTGACTTATATGTTTATGCATGGTGGAATTATGCATATCTTTTTTAATATGTTTGCGCTATTCTCTTTTGGAACCACATTAGAAACAATTTTTGGAACAAAAAGACTCTATGTCTTGTTCTTGATTTCTGGATTAGGTGCCGCTTTATTGCATATGGGAGTGAATTATTATTCTGTGTCGAATGGAGTCAGTCAATTGATTGCCGCAGGTTTTCCAGAATCTGAAATCTATAGCTTATTGAAAAGTGGAATGTATGACAGACGCTGGGAATCTCACCTGAGTTCGGGTGATTTTAGCGCTTTGATTTCTGCCTTTAATACTCCAGTAGTAGGTGCTTCAGGAGCAGTCTATGGTTTCTTAGTCGCTTTTGCCTATATGTTCCCGAATGCGGAATTGATGATGATGTTTATTCCCGTGCCAATCAAAGCAAAATATTTTGTTCCTGGAATCTTGGCGATTGACTTAATCGGTGGATTAACAGGTGGATTTAGCATTTTTGGAGGCGGAACAGGAATTGCTCATTTTGCACACGTAGGTGGGGCATTAACGGGATTCTTATTGGTGAGGTATTGGAAACAAAACCAGTTCAAACAAAATCGTTGGGATTTGTAA
- the mutL gene encoding DNA mismatch repair endonuclease MutL, with the protein MSNIIRLLPDHVANQIAAGEVVQRPASVVKELIENAVDAGATEIKLVLKEAGKTLIQVIDNGKGMNETDARMAFERHATSKIAKAEDLFALNTKGFRGEALASIAAIAHVDLKTCLHTSELGTHIVMEGSKVISQEVAVTPPGTVFSVKNLFFNIPARRNFLKSDNVELRNIVDEFERITLVHPTVSFTMIHNGSEVFNLPSSNLRQRIVNVFGARTNEKLVPIEEITEIVTIRGFIGKPEFAKKSRGEQFFFVNDRFIRSGYLHHAVLAAYEGLLKDGTQPTYFIYLSVPPSSIDINIHPTKTEIKFDDEQALYSILRSAIKHSLGQFNVAPVLDFHRDEELDVPYEFKDREAETPLIEIDTHYNPFSNEGLNPEEEVYNPFEQRPTGISNGLPSDFVSRGFNPFEESSFLRKEEEEGEEENQSEEPHDTAVFESKLTTTAATIDFSSFKQEGRKADEAVFFASKSNKTEIRKSSATEVGAWQEVFEGLKGEGSALDVSGLTFEEEEVTGSLFDETTETTLASRTFQIQRKYIVSPIKSGMVIINQGRAHQRILYEKFIGNITKSNAVSQQLLFPLTLYYAPYEVILLKEIRNSLKQMGFDFEDMGDDHVILSGLPVNVAESEAQIVLDDLIMSFQEGIPETNYIQTERIAKTLAQSLAVKSGTILNETEQEDIVNSLFGCKEPNISPFMKPTFITMKVEDIERKFIL; encoded by the coding sequence ATGTCTAATATTATTCGATTATTACCAGATCACGTAGCCAATCAAATTGCCGCAGGAGAAGTGGTTCAAAGACCTGCTTCTGTTGTGAAAGAATTGATAGAAAATGCAGTGGATGCAGGGGCAACGGAAATCAAATTGGTGCTAAAAGAAGCAGGAAAAACGTTGATTCAAGTTATTGACAACGGAAAGGGAATGAATGAAACTGATGCTAGAATGGCCTTTGAACGCCATGCTACATCTAAAATAGCCAAAGCAGAAGATCTCTTTGCCTTAAATACGAAAGGTTTTCGAGGAGAAGCCTTAGCTTCTATTGCCGCTATTGCTCACGTAGATCTAAAAACGTGTTTACACACCAGTGAATTGGGGACCCATATTGTTATGGAAGGGTCTAAAGTCATCTCGCAAGAAGTGGCTGTTACCCCTCCAGGTACGGTTTTCTCCGTGAAAAATCTCTTTTTTAATATTCCTGCGCGTCGCAATTTCTTGAAATCGGATAATGTCGAATTGCGCAATATCGTTGATGAGTTTGAACGCATTACCTTAGTTCATCCTACCGTTAGCTTTACGATGATTCACAACGGAAGTGAGGTCTTTAATTTACCGAGCTCAAATTTACGCCAACGCATTGTCAATGTATTCGGAGCGAGAACCAACGAAAAGTTAGTTCCCATCGAAGAAATAACGGAAATTGTTACCATTCGTGGGTTTATTGGAAAACCCGAATTTGCAAAAAAAAGCAGGGGAGAACAATTCTTCTTTGTCAATGATCGCTTTATTCGAAGTGGTTACTTACATCACGCTGTATTAGCCGCGTATGAAGGATTGCTAAAAGATGGTACACAACCGACGTACTTTATCTATCTATCCGTACCACCAAGTTCTATTGATATCAATATTCACCCGACAAAAACGGAAATTAAATTTGACGATGAGCAAGCCTTGTACAGTATTTTGCGCTCTGCGATCAAACACAGTTTAGGGCAATTTAACGTGGCTCCAGTGCTCGACTTTCACCGGGATGAAGAATTGGATGTTCCCTACGAATTTAAAGATAGGGAAGCAGAAACACCTTTGATCGAAATTGACACACACTATAATCCGTTTAGCAATGAAGGATTAAATCCAGAAGAAGAAGTCTATAATCCCTTTGAACAAAGACCAACAGGGATAAGTAATGGCTTGCCTTCAGACTTTGTTTCAAGAGGTTTTAATCCTTTTGAGGAGAGTTCTTTCTTGCGCAAAGAAGAGGAAGAAGGAGAAGAAGAAAATCAGTCGGAAGAACCTCATGATACCGCAGTTTTTGAAAGCAAATTAACAACGACTGCAGCGACAATTGATTTTTCCTCGTTTAAACAGGAGGGAAGAAAAGCAGATGAAGCCGTTTTTTTTGCAAGTAAATCTAATAAAACAGAAATTAGAAAGTCTTCTGCTACTGAAGTAGGAGCTTGGCAAGAAGTTTTTGAAGGACTCAAAGGCGAAGGGAGTGCTCTTGATGTTAGTGGATTGACGTTTGAAGAAGAGGAAGTAACCGGAAGCCTATTTGATGAAACGACAGAAACCACTTTGGCTTCTCGTACGTTTCAGATTCAGCGAAAATACATTGTCAGCCCAATTAAATCCGGGATGGTTATCATCAATCAAGGACGCGCGCATCAGCGAATTTTATACGAGAAATTCATTGGAAATATCACAAAATCCAATGCCGTTTCTCAACAACTGCTTTTTCCCTTAACCTTGTACTACGCACCTTATGAGGTGATATTGTTGAAAGAGATCCGAAACTCATTAAAACAAATGGGCTTTGATTTTGAAGATATGGGGGATGACCACGTTATTTTATCAGGATTACCCGTGAATGTAGCGGAAAGTGAAGCGCAAATTGTATTAGATGATTTAATTATGAGTTTTCAAGAGGGAATTCCCGAAACCAACTACATCCAAACCGAACGCATTGCCAAAACTTTGGCACAGAGTTTGGCGGTAAAATCGGGAACCATTTTAAACGAAACTGAACAAGAAGATATTGTGAATTCTTTATTTGGATGTAAAGAACCCAACATATCGCCATTTATGAAGCCTACTTTCATCACCATGAAAGTAGAAGATATTGAACGAAAATTTATACTGTAA
- the ribH gene encoding 6,7-dimethyl-8-ribityllumazine synthase: MATANKNLSAYDKTKLPSATDMKVGIVVSNWNDAITEGLFDGAKRTLVDCGLQEEGLIRWDVPGSFELVFGAKRMIERFEDLDAVIVIGCVIKGETMHFEFVCEGVTHGIKDLNLIADIPVIFCVLTDNTIEQSLARSGGDMGNKGVEAAVTALKMIALNSL, from the coding sequence ATGGCAACAGCAAATAAAAACTTATCGGCATACGATAAAACAAAATTACCTTCGGCAACAGATATGAAAGTGGGAATCGTTGTTTCCAATTGGAATGATGCGATTACGGAAGGATTATTTGACGGTGCAAAACGAACGCTTGTCGATTGTGGTTTACAAGAAGAAGGATTAATTCGTTGGGATGTACCTGGAAGCTTTGAATTGGTTTTCGGTGCGAAACGAATGATCGAACGCTTTGAAGACCTTGATGCCGTTATCGTAATTGGCTGTGTAATCAAAGGGGAAACCATGCACTTTGAATTTGTTTGTGAAGGCGTTACACACGGAATTAAAGATTTAAATTTAATAGCAGATATACCTGTCATTTTTTGTGTACTTACAGATAACACAATAGAACAATCACTCGCTCGAAGTGGAGGTGATATGGGAAATAAAGGGGTTGAGGCCGCGGTCACTGCCTTGAAAATGATTGCTTTAAATAGTTTATAA
- a CDS encoding tetratricopeptide repeat protein translates to MATYNKRGYKAPKPEDETVDNEFDQYSSVDTANSTTAEVFNSLDQGANKMEGWVARNQKAIFGIVGAIALVTIGYVGYNKFVVEPKNEDAANEMFQAQSYYNDAFTNEADKQNLFNLALNGGEGKLGFLGIIENYKGTASANLAHYYAGTTYLNQGEYKKAIEQLEQYKLGSEAIIGASALGAIGDAFSELGQHADAFDYYKKAAEHNKNSFTTPRFLYKAGLAALEEGKKAEALKMFNEVKNNYATAMEATLVESLIGLAQ, encoded by the coding sequence ATGGCAACTTATAATAAAAGAGGTTATAAAGCTCCTAAACCGGAAGACGAAACGGTAGATAACGAATTTGATCAGTATAGTTCAGTTGATACTGCTAACAGTACTACGGCAGAGGTATTTAATTCCTTAGATCAAGGAGCAAATAAAATGGAAGGTTGGGTAGCGAGAAATCAAAAAGCAATTTTTGGTATCGTTGGAGCAATTGCTTTAGTTACTATTGGTTATGTTGGATATAATAAGTTTGTAGTTGAGCCTAAAAACGAGGATGCAGCAAATGAAATGTTTCAAGCACAATCTTATTATAATGATGCCTTTACAAATGAAGCAGATAAGCAAAATCTATTTAACTTAGCTTTAAATGGAGGAGAAGGTAAATTAGGGTTCTTGGGAATCATTGAAAATTATAAAGGGACTGCATCAGCTAATTTAGCGCACTATTATGCAGGAACAACTTACCTGAATCAAGGAGAGTACAAAAAAGCAATTGAGCAATTAGAACAATATAAATTAGGATCAGAAGCTATCATTGGTGCATCAGCACTAGGAGCTATCGGTGATGCTTTTTCTGAATTAGGGCAACATGCGGATGCATTTGACTACTACAAAAAAGCAGCAGAACACAATAAAAACAGCTTCACTACACCTAGATTCTTGTACAAAGCAGGATTAGCAGCGTTAGAAGAGGGCAAAAAAGCAGAGGCATTAAAAATGTTTAACGAGGTTAAGAATAACTATGCAACGGCTATGGAAGCAACGTTGGTAGAGTCTTTAATCGGTCTGGCTCAATAA